One window of Candidatus Hydrogenedentota bacterium genomic DNA carries:
- a CDS encoding DUF1559 domain-containing protein, with protein sequence MRKRGFTLIELLVVIAIIGILAAILLPALARAREAARRSSCQNNLKQLGVVFKMYANESKGEKYPSMSKIYVDSCDDAVKEPNYNHMFFDGPAVYPEYLTDVNVCQCPSDPDAHNYFENYFRGGGGTIDPCEFWDVSYQYLGWAIDAEYYLLPGADENALPAADAIRPDFYTVDAAKLITDGYANDQNFSEFHENDIEFSIGKTAYRLREGIERFFISDINNPAASNQAQSDIAIMWDITHSTGYFDQPSYNHVPGGGNVLYMDGHVSFVKYPGKFPICTTFVQALTTMAELVSLL encoded by the coding sequence ATGCGTAAGAGAGGTTTTACACTCATTGAATTGCTAGTCGTAATCGCGATTATCGGCATATTGGCCGCGATACTCCTTCCCGCACTTGCACGCGCCCGCGAAGCTGCTCGCCGTTCGAGCTGCCAGAACAACCTGAAGCAGCTCGGTGTAGTTTTCAAGATGTACGCCAACGAGAGCAAAGGCGAGAAATATCCCAGTATGTCGAAGATCTATGTGGATTCATGCGACGACGCTGTAAAAGAACCCAACTACAATCACATGTTCTTTGATGGACCCGCCGTGTATCCGGAGTACTTGACGGACGTGAATGTCTGCCAATGCCCGTCGGACCCTGATGCTCACAACTATTTCGAAAACTACTTTAGAGGTGGTGGTGGCACCATCGATCCATGCGAGTTCTGGGATGTATCGTACCAGTACCTAGGATGGGCCATAGATGCGGAATACTATCTACTTCCCGGAGCAGATGAGAACGCGCTCCCGGCAGCCGACGCAATTCGCCCTGACTTCTACACCGTGGACGCCGCAAAGCTAATCACAGATGGTTACGCAAACGATCAGAATTTCAGTGAATTCCACGAAAATGACATCGAGTTCTCCATCGGGAAGACTGCCTACAGACTTCGCGAAGGCATCGAGCGCTTCTTTATCTCCGACATCAACAATCCCGCCGCTTCGAACCAAGCGCAGAGCGACATCGCGATCATGTGGGACATCACCCACTCGACAGGCTACTTCGATCAGCCTTCCTACAACCATGTTCCCGGCGGTGGCAATGTGCTGTACATGGACGGTCACGTATCGTTCGTCAAGTATCCAGGGAAATTCCCAATTTGCACGACGTTTGTTCAGGCGCTCACAACCATGGCGGAGTTGGTCAGCCTACTCTAA